Genomic DNA from Schistocerca serialis cubense isolate TAMUIC-IGC-003099 chromosome 5, iqSchSeri2.2, whole genome shotgun sequence:
cgcgacattgtcggagctccatgtttacaaagcggaaggtcatggttaaacttgtggctatccacaataaacagacagaccattctccgtgcgatagcgaaaaaaaaaggaacagttaacagactagtttggcgaaaacattttaagtaaaaaaattctttgcattttattccactcacgagtctggtgcaagtctttcaaatggacgccacttcggcgactagccttagtaatcaatcattatggaagatgcttcttaagcaaggtttcactttcttttgattacgttgtaaaatacatacAGGATGtgtagtgacatacttttttgccggtgaaattcgccagaataaaatacgccagaatttcgttcaggtacgtccaccaatcaaaattgtgtaattaaataaaaatcgtagttcgtttcagtgctagctattcccacaaccttagatttttgcgatttcatctttcctttagccttacattacggtgatcatggtgtgctagggtgctttaatcccactaggtagatcttggccctcatgacttcgtggaggagttaATGTGGGCCGCGGACTAAAAAGATTAGAGACCCCTGGTTTATACAAAGGTTTCAGCTAACTTGCAGTGTTCTACGTTGCGCCCAGGCTATAATGGGAGTCGGCCCAAGGACGTGTTAGTCCGTTGCTACGCGACGACGTCTCCGGCGGAAAGCAAGCGTGGGGCAAAATTTTTTCCGTTGAAGAATGTAAATTAGGTTGtggtgaaaaggaaaaagaaagagtgCGAGCCTGCGATGACAGAGCGCGCTCGCCATGTTCCGGCGCTGGAAGTGGTTCCGGCGGCGCCGGAGGTCCGCGTCCGCGCAGCGCACCGCCGTCTCGGCGCTGCGGGACGACCGCATCGTCCGCGAGGCGCTCGACGACTACGTGCGCGACGCCTTCTcgccggcgtcggcgtcggggTTGGCGTCGAGGACGCGCTGCTCGGTGCGGCGCCTGCCGCTGGAGGCGGCGCCCAAGGGGGTCGCCCGCTGGCACCTGGACGAAGAGCTGCTCTACTCCGCCCGGCGGCGCTCCTACACCGTGCTCTACCTCAGGAAGTCGCCCACCGACCTCAAATCGAAGGCTGCCCAACCGGACCCCGAAAGCGGTGAGCCCAGTCAGCAAGAGCCTGCCGCGGCCGTTATCTGCGACTGCACCGACTACTCCAGTTGTCCCCACGCGTCCTCTAGCAGATGGATTGGCACCGAGCAGGTGACGACTGGAGAGCCGGGGACGAGTGGAGAGCAGGCGAACAGTCGAAAGCGGAAGGTCGATGCGGCGAGCcaaacgccgccgccgccgcggaaaCGTTTCTCTCCCTGCTGGCGGAAACGCAAAGAGAGGACTGACGAGTCCCGCGTCGCCGACGAGCAGGTGACGGCAGAAGAGCAGAAGGACGAAGAGGCAACCCCAGGGCCGCCGCCGCGAAAACGCATGTCTCCTTGGAGGCGATTTCACAAACAGAGGTCCAGCTCCGAGGAGGAATCCCGTCGCGCCAAGAGGATTGACACCAAGGAGGCGGCAATCCAAGTGGACAGGTCGGCGTTTCTCATTTCCAAAAGCTCACAGACCAGCACTCCGAGGCCGCACGTCGTAATAGACGAACCCACCGAAGAACCGATTGCCGGTACAGCCGCAGAAGTGGCGGATCCCTCCGAGAGCTCACAAGTGGAGGCGGATACGCAAACAGACGAGCAGCCCGCTCAGCAGACGGTGGTGAGGGTGCTGCCCGGCCCCTCCGGGCTGCCGACCATCGTCATAGAGAGCACGGGGAACTGGGACGCCTTACAGAGCAGCTCGCAGACGAGCGACGTCGCGGTGCAGGTACGCGCCGAGCAGCTGGTTGCGGCGGCGGGCGAGGCCGCGAGGTTGGGCCGGCCCGCGGAGAGGAAGAGCAGGCTGGCCGTGGACCGGCAGGCGGGCAGGCCGGCCAAGGCGCCGCGGCCCAGGCTGGACATCGCCGCGGCCACCAGGGGCGCCGCCTCCCAGCGGCGGCAGGTGGAGGAGGCGCGCCACGACGGCAGCCGCAACCCCGGCTCCATGCGCTGGTCCGAGTGGGACGACAAGCAGTCCCCGTGGGCGGCGGCCGAGAAGTACACCATACGCGACACCAACGAAGAGTCCCCCGTCACcaacggcaggtcagactaattttCACCTACTTACGATTAGTAAAGGTACACGTTTTGTTTTGCCGTACAATCGAtacgctgtccgcccccggtagctgagtggagagcgtgacagaatgtcaatcctaagggcccgggttcgattcccggctgggtcggagattttctccgctcagcgactgggtgttgtgttgtcccaatcatcatcatttcatccccatcgacgcgcaagtcgccgaagtggcgccaaatcgaaggacttgcaccaggtgaacggtctaccctacgaaaggccatagtcacacgacaaaaaaaaaaaaaaaaaaaaaaaaaaaaaaaaaaaaaaaatattcgataCGCTCTCTTTCTGTGTGAGCCACCAGTGTTTACGGCCAATGGACAACATTATCTTAtgtaaatgtgttttcttatttactGCGTTTGCTACTTGTATTTTTCTTGCGAGCtacatactgggtggttataattaaagtgcatcaCATCACGGAGGTTCAGTGTGGGTTGCAATTATCTGAGTTACCCGCCGTTTTAGAGAACGACGCGTGGGCTGTCGACTGCGATTTACTTCTTatctgtcgtagcaatatggcgaaggccatttaattttcagTTCATCACCTCCGTTTCTCTacggcgtattttatagacctttctcaaCACCCTTTTTTTAGCTCTCTTCTCTTCCATCGATTGGGACTAACGTGtggtcgtttttaactcctcttcctttttgtgttctacagttctgacatgagcgcgtatgaccctagtttttgcgccctaaaacaaaacaaaacaaaaacaatcgtacggcagcgaaagccgcgcgggattagccgagcggtctcaggcgctgcagttatggactgtgcggctggtcccagcggaggttcgagtcctccctcgggcatgggtgtgtgtgtttgtccttaggataattttggttaagtactgtgtaagcttagggactgatgaccttagcacttaagtcccataagatttcacatacgttTGAACGTTTTTTGAACGGCAGCGAAACCAGGAAGAAATGCTAATGCGTTACCGGGGAGCCGATTTACGCTGGGGAAAAATTACTTCTAATTTTCGCGTTTATGCAGTTTGTATGCCGGTATGGCATCCAAGCTCTCATTCGGCAAGCCATAACGCCAGTGAACGGGCTAACAAccaagaagagagaccgtgcgctgttagtgaaattcTTTTCCGCAAAAGGCAACAActgcagtgctgcattgagagagtactgCCGACTCAAAGGTTTGAGAAGGCTCAGTGTCATGAAATGGCTTAAAAaaggtgataatgaaattcgaaaacaag
This window encodes:
- the LOC126481845 gene encoding serine/arginine repetitive matrix protein 1-like codes for the protein MFRRWKWFRRRRRSASAQRTAVSALRDDRIVREALDDYVRDAFSPASASGLASRTRCSVRRLPLEAAPKGVARWHLDEELLYSARRRSYTVLYLRKSPTDLKSKAAQPDPESGEPSQQEPAAAVICDCTDYSSCPHASSSRWIGTEQVTTGEPGTSGEQANSRKRKVDAASQTPPPPRKRFSPCWRKRKERTDESRVADEQVTAEEQKDEEATPGPPPRKRMSPWRRFHKQRSSSEEESRRAKRIDTKEAAIQVDRSAFLISKSSQTSTPRPHVVIDEPTEEPIAGTAAEVADPSESSQVEADTQTDEQPAQQTVVRVLPGPSGLPTIVIESTGNWDALQSSSQTSDVAVQAGRPAKAPRPRLDIAAATRGAASQRRQVEEARHDGSRNPGSMRWSEWDDKQSPWAAAEKYTIRDTNEESPVTNGSSWEAARVALSLQEERQYPSQPGSTESLALRELPAISAANREAVAAAEAVPAGAASPVARRGSRVQRRRSSAVRSPSPTPASTSTPAPPTPPASALVPSGQHRHNVKRHDCLGQHQDPHDSGS